One segment of Brassica napus cultivar Da-Ae chromosome C3, Da-Ae, whole genome shotgun sequence DNA contains the following:
- the LOC106441064 gene encoding aquaporin PIP2-2-like — protein MAKDVEGAEGVTARDYEDPPPTPFFDAEELTKWSLYRAVIAEFVATLLFLYVTVLTVIGYKISSDTKAGGDDCGGVGILGISWAFGGMIFILVYCTAGISGGHINPAVTFGLFLARKVSLVRAVLYMVAQCLGAICGVGFVKAFQSAYYVRYGGGANSLADGYSTGTGLAAEIIGTFVLVYTVFSATDPKRNARDSHVPVLAPLPIGFAVFMVHLATIPITGTGINPARSFGAAVIYNESKPWDDHWIFWVGPFIGAAIAAFYHQFVLRASGSKSLGSFRSAA, from the exons atggcTAAAGATGTGGAAGGAGCAGAGGGAGTCACGGCGAGGGACTACGAAGACCCACCGCCTACTCCGTTTTTCGACGCGGAGGAGCTCACGAAGTGGTCTTTATACAGAGCAGTCATCGCCGAGTTCGTAGCCACTCTCCTCTTTTTGTACGTCACCGTTTTGACTGTCATCGGCTACAAGATTTCCTCCGACACTAAGGCAGGAGGCGACGACTGCGGAGGCGTCGGAATCCTCGGTATCTCATGGGCTTTCGGCGGCATGATCTTCATCCTTGTCTACTGCACCGCCGGTATCTCAG GTGGTCACATAAACCCGGCGGTGACGTTCGGCTTGTTCTTGGCCCGGAAGGTATCGCTGGTTAGAGCGGTTTTATACATGGTGGCTCAGTGTTTAGGTGCGATTTGTGGAGTTGGGTTTGTCAAAGCCTTCCAAAGCGCTTACTACGTGCGTTACGGCGGAGGAGCCAACTCTCTAGCCGACGGATACAGCACAGGGACTGGACTCGCCGCAGAGATCATCGGAACTTTTGTCCTGGTCTACACTGTCTTCTCAGCCACAGACCCCAAAAGAAACGCACGAGACTCCCACGTTCCC GTGTTGGCGCCACTTCCGATAGGGTTTGCGGTGTTCATGGTTCACTTGGCCACTATTCCGATTACCGGAACCGGTATTAACCCGGCAAGGAGTTTCGGAGCTGCGGTTATCTACAACGAGTCCAAGCCGTGGGATGACCAC TGGATATTCTGGGTTGGACCATTCATTGGAGCTGCGATTGCTGCATTTTACCACCAATTCGTCCTAAGAGCTTCCGGTTCCAAGTCCCTCGGGTCCTTCAGAAGTGCGGCCTAA
- the LOC106441066 gene encoding 60S ribosomal protein L12-2-like — MPPKLDPSQIVDVYVRVTGGEVGAASSLAPKIGPLGLAPKKIGEDIAKETAKEWKGLRVTVKLTVQNRQAKVTVVPSAAALVIKALKEPERDRKKVKNIKHNGNISFDDVIEIARIMRPRSIAKELSGTVREILGTCVSVGCTVDGKDPKDIQQEIQEGEVEIPEN, encoded by the coding sequence ATGCCGCCGAAGTTGGACCCGAGCCAGATCGTGGACGTGTACGTCCGCGTAACCGGAGGAGAAGTCGGAGCAGCGAGTTCTCTAGCCCCCAAGATCGGTCCGCTCGGTCTCGCCCCGAAAAAGATCGGAGAAGACATCGCGAAAGAAACCGCCAAGGAGTGGAAAGGCCTACGCGTCACCGTCAAGCTCACGGTGCAGAATCGTCAGGCTAAGGTCACGGTGGTTCCGTCGGCGGCGGCGCTGGTGATCAAGGCGTTGAAAGAGCCGGAGAGAGACAGGAAGAAGGTGAAGAACATCAAGCACAACGGGAACATTTCGTTCGATGACGTGATCGAGATCGCGAGGATCATGAGGCCGAGATCTATCGCCAAGGAGCTGAGTGGGACCGTGAGGGAGATTCTCGGGACGTGCGTGTCTGTTGGGTGTACTGTTGATGGGAAAGACCCCAAGGATATTCAGCAGGAGATTCAAGAAGGTGAGGTTGAGATTCCTGAGAATTGA
- the LOC106392682 gene encoding cell number regulator 8-like yields the protein MAGEDNNREAQRGDDHEESSPLLQVNDTKINSKGDKKTAPIVHPPAVEEYGWTADGLPVTDGSVIGEPIGRNQWNSGLFSCFGRNDEFCSSDLEVCLLGSVAPCVLYGTNAERLGSAPGTFSNHCLTYSGLYFIGNSLFGWNCLAPWFSYSSRSAIRRKFNLEGSFEAMNRSCGCCGSCIEDEMQREHMETTCDFVTHVLCHTCALCQEGRELRRKVLHPGFNAQSTVVVLPPSEQTMGRK from the exons ATGGCGGGAGAAGACAACAACCGCGAAGCTCAACGAGGCGACGACCATGAGGAATCGAGTCCTCTCTTGCAAGTGAACGACACCAAGATCAACTCGAAAGGGGACAAAAAGACGGCGCCGATTGTGCATCCTCCCGCGGTGGAGGAATACGGCTGGACGGCGGATGGATTGCCGGTGACCGACGGCAGCGTGATCGGCGAGCCGATCGGGAGAAACCAGTGGAACTCCGGTCTGTTCTCCTGTTTCGGACGGAACGATGAATTCTGCAGCAGCGATCTCGAAGTTT GTCTTCTTGGAAGTGTGGCTCCATGTGTGCTTTATGGAACTAATGCAGAGAGGCTTGGGTCTGCCCCAGGAACCTTTTCGAACCACTGCTTGACGTATTCAGGGTTGTACTTTATTGGGAACTCTTTGTTTGGGTGGAACTGCCTTGCTCCATGGTTCTCTTATTCCAGCCGTTCTGCCATTCGCCGCAAGTTTAACCTTGAG GGAAGCTTTGAGGCAATGAACAGGTCGTGTGGCTGCTGCGGAAGCTGCATAGAGGACGAGATGCAAAGGGAGCATATGGAGACGACTTGTGACTTTGTGACACACGTCCTTTGCCATACATGTGCCCTTTGCCAAGAAGGCCGTGAGCTCCGCAGGAAGGTTCTTCACCCTGGTTTCAACGCTCAGTCTACCGTGGTGGTGCTCCCACCAAGTGAACAAACCATGGGCCGTAAGTGA
- the LOC106441065 gene encoding aquaporin PIP2-2, with protein MAKDAEGAEGFATRDYQDPPPAPFFDAEELTRWSLYRAVIAEFVATLLFLYVTVLTVIGYKISSDTAAGGVECGGVGILGIAWAFGGMIFILVYCTAGISGGHINPAVTFGLFLARKVSLIRAVLYMVAQCLGAICGVGFVKAFQSSYYVRYGGGANSLADGYSTGTGLAAEIIGTFVLVYTVFSATDPKRNARDSHVPVLAPLPIGFAVFMVHLATIPITGTGINPARSFGAAVIYNESKPWDDHWIFWVGPFIGAAIAAFYHQFVLRASGSKSLGSFRSAANV; from the exons ATGGCGAAAGACGCGGAAGGAGCAGAAGGATTTGCGACGAGGGATTATCAAGACCCGCCGCCTGCACCATTTTTCGACGCGGAGGAGTTGACAAGATGGTCCTTATACAGAGCCGTCATCGCCGAGTTTGTAGCCACTCTTCTCTTCTTGTACGTCACCGTTTTGACTGTCATTGGCTACAAGATTTCGTCCGACACAGCCGCCGGTGGAGTTGAATGCGGCGGCGTAGGAATCCTCGGCATCGCTTGGGCTTTTGGTGGCATGATCTTCATCCTTGTGTACTGCACCGCCGGTATTTCAG GTGGTCACATAAACCCGGCGGTGACGTTCGGCTTGTTCTTGGCTCGCAAGGTATCGCTGATTAGAGCGGTGCTATACATGGTGGCTCAATGTTTAGGTGCGATTTGTGGAGTTGGGTTTGTCAAAGCCTTTCAGAGCTCTTACTACGTCCGTTACGGAGGCGGAGCCAACTCTCTAGCTGACGGATACAGCACAGGGACAGGACTAGCTGCAGAGATCATCGGAACATTTGTTCTTGTGTATACTGTCTTCTCAGCCACAGACCCCAAAAGAAACGCACGTGACTCCCACGTTCCC GTGTTGGCGCCACTTCCGATTGGGTTTGCGGTATTCATGGTACACTTGGCTACTATTCCGATCACCGGAACAGGAATTAACCCGGCGAGGAGTTTCGGAGCTGCGGTTATCTACAACGAGTCCAAGCCGTGGGATGACCAC TGGATATTCTGGGTGGGACCATTCATTGGAGCTGCGATTGCTGCATTTTATCACCAATTCGTCCTAAGAGCTTCCGGTTCCAAGTCACTCGGATCCTTCAGAAGTGCGGCCAACGTTTGA
- the LOC106392693 gene encoding E3 ubiquitin-protein ligase MBR2 gives MGHRHFPGSSQFFDDDEHDQGWNHMHPEHPYTSLERSGTSENNRPHAYLAENLLSEGVPVSSHWNSSTGPNAYTAPGHGVERPHYNPGTSGPSHVPFMSSAVSAPHETYVTSASASNCNSHTWSNDSYVDPPIENMRGALKRKAPYDASNYEMGSSSQYHGDRASSDMHFPSELHMGKSITHDHDPHYMPWPMDPTHRSNNLSIRGESSSRNVRSRPTLDLETGLDSHPTHHNVEHPSSGQFPGQASHRDKDWWNCPRLSPVPGDINGFSPETSNFLPGRSVVNNTSGDTSGYHQGITGNRNSTASHCFPGTSTQSPSSSRFSHRSTPTYRASSNGLRLGHVASSSADRSHFVSETYPSRHLRPPPHISWRSNGRPGRRRSSYERFQPHIDEAALHERFSSQGFMVVDHHLQHGSRNMLDHHRDMRLDIDDMTYEELLALGERIGSVNTGLSNTQISVACQRPIYPLYQTDG, from the exons ATGGGGCACAGACATTTTCCTGGTTCATCCCAAttttttgatgatgatgaacatgatcaAGGCTGGAATCATATGCACCCAGAGCATCCATATACGAGTCTAG AAAGATCTGGGACTAGTGAGAACAACAGACCGCATGCTTATCTAGCAGAAAACTTGTTGAGTGAAGGAGTGCCAGTTTCTTCACATTGGAACTCTTCTACAGGACCAAATGCCTACACTGCTCCAGGTCATGGTGTGGAGAGGCCACATTACAATCCAGGCACTTCGGGCCCATCCCATGTTCCTTTCATGAGCTCAGCAGTCTCTGCTCCACATGAAACTTATGTGACATCTGCATCTGCTTCGAACTGCAACAGCCATACATGGTCAAATGATAGCTATGTTGATCCACCTATTGAAAATATGAGAGGAGCACTGAAGCGGAAAGCCCCATATGATGCTTCCAACTATGAAATGGGTAGCTCAAGCCAGTACCACGGTGACAGAGCTTCCTCAGACATGCATTTCCCCTCGGAGTTGCACATGGGAAAATCAATAACTCATGATCATGATCCTCATTACATGCCGTGGCCCATGGACCCAACTCACAGAAGTAATAATCTCTCTATCAGAGGAGAGAGTTCTTCAAGGAATGTCCGGAGCCGTCCTACACTTGATTTAGAGACGGGCCTTGATTCTCATCCTACACACCACAATGTTGAGCATCCTAGTTCAGGTCAGTTTCCTGGTCAGGCATCTCACAGAGATAAGGACTGGTGGAACTGTCCTAGACTCTCCCCTGTTCCGGGAG ATATAAATGGCTTTAGTCCAGAGACAAGTAACTTTCTTCCTGGGAGAAGTGTTGTTAACAACACATCTGGTGATACCTCTGGCTATCACCAGGGGATAACCGGAAACAGAAACTCTACAGCTTCACACTGTTTCCCCGGAACTTCAACGCAATCTCCAAGCAGCTCCCGCTTCTCTCATAGGTCAACACCTACCTATAGAGCTTCATCAAACGGTTTGCGGTTGGGACATGTAGCATCTTCTTCTGCAGACAGGTCTCATTTTGTTAGTGAGACATACCCTTCTAGGCATCTAAGGCCACCACCTCACATTTCATGGCGTAGCAACGGTCGCCCAGGGAGACGCAGGAGTTCCTATGAGAGGTTTCAGCCTCATATCGATGAAGCTGCTCTCCATGAACGGTTTTCATCTCAG GGATTTATGGTTGTAGATCACCATCTGCAGCATGGATCCAGAAATATGCTTGATCACCACAGAGACATGAGGCTGGACATAGATGACATGACCTACGAG GAGCTTCTTGCGCTTGGAGAAAGGATTGGGAGTGTCAACACTGGTCTATCCAACACTCAAATCTCAGTTGCTTGTCAGAGACCAATATACCCTTTGTATCAAACGGATGGCTAA